One Nematostella vectensis chromosome 10, jaNemVect1.1, whole genome shotgun sequence genomic window carries:
- the LOC5517782 gene encoding histone PARylation factor 1 — protein MAEVSSKRRKRSNQAIIPQNGNVSSSSVNESEKKRAKTDIGCQSSAIKKIKKMFDAVMPEDFYDFWAFCEELNPKNPEDAFMATMGLQLVGPYDVLTGKLDGLSESSYHLHWRYYYDPPEFMTVIRGNEDQGFHIGYYRDEPQALPVFVASNKAKVSCEMSVIGENLFSALNTCITENLKKIKDKSQQSSLKKMQTSLITKAKELQYSLATTTPAIKARNKKVNSKTLHKAGIVVPVNAMDVGYRPLTVTDAELKKMLKTITESDNKSAKDKASDELQELLTFVQFANDEGDYGMGLELGLDLFCFGSKQFHNTILQLLPLAYQLLGREKYAKIIQEHLENRDREKLSEAS, from the exons CAAAAACAGACATTGGTTGTCAATCGTCTGCTATCAAAAAGATAAAGAAGATGTTTGATGCTGTAATGCCGGAGGATTTTTACGATTTCTGGGCTTTTTGTGAGGAACTTAACCCAAAGAACCCAGAAG ATGCCTTTATGGCTACCATGGGTCTACAGCTTGTTGGGCCATATGATGTTCTCACCGGTAAACTTGATGGTTTAAGTGAATCATCGTATCACCTGCACTGGAGATATTACTATGATCCTCCTGAATTCATGACAGTGATTAGAGGAAATGAAGATCAAGGCTTTCACATAGGTTATTACAG GGATGAACCCCAAGCCTTACCAGTATTTGTAGCATCTAACAAAGCCAAGGTATCCTGTGAAATGAGTGTTATTGGAGAGAACCTTTTCTCTGCTCTCAA TACATGCATTACCGAAAACCTCAAGAAAATCAAAGACAAATCACAACAAAGCTCCCTTAAAAAGATGCAAACATCTCTGATCACCAAAGCCAAAGAGCTACAGTACAGTCTTGCAACGACGACACCAGCAATAAAGGCAAGGAACAAGAAGGTTAACTCCAAAACACTCCATAAGGCAGGAATTGTAGTTCCTGTTAATGCTATGGATGTTGGTTACCGCCCACTCACTGTGACAGATG CTGAGTTAAAAAAGATGCTGAAGACCATTACAGAAAGTGATAATAAGAGTGCAAAAGACAAAGCATCCGATGAACTCCAAGAACTTCTGACATTTGTGCAGTTTGCAAATGATGAAGGAGATTACGGAATGGGACTTGAGTTAGGCCTAGACTTGTTCTGCTTTGGAAGTAAACAATTCCATAACACCATTTTGCAGCTTCTGCCATTAGCTTATCAACTGCTTGGTAGAGAGAAGTATGCGAAGATTATACAAGAGCATTTGGAAAATAGAGACAGAGAAAAACTTTCTGAAGCATCGTGA